In Clostridia bacterium, the sequence AAGCCTGCCGTTGATCGCGTCTTCCGTTGTCTCCAAAAAGCTCGCGAGCGGCGCGGAAGTCTTTTGTTTGGACGTAAAGACGGGGAACGGCGCGTTTATGGAGAAGGTCGAGGACGCCGTCGCGCTTGCGAAACTTATGGTCGGGATCTTGAACGCGCACGGTAAAAAAGCCGTCGCGGTCATCAGCGATATGAATTCTCCGCTCGGCTCGTATATCGGCGGAGAAACGGAAGTGTTGGACGCGTTGGACGCGCTTTCGGGTAAAAAATCCCGTCTGTCCGAACTTTCTCTCTTGATCGCCGCCAAGCTGATCGCTCTTGCGAAAAACGTTTCCGAAGAAAAGGCGTTTTCCGAAGCGGAATTGCTTTTGCGAAGCGGAAAAGCGCGGGAAAAATTAAAAGAGATCGTCCGCGCGGAAGGGGGCGAAACGTCGCTGTTCGAAGCGGAAAACAGGGAGAAGATTCTGCGCGCGGAATCGGGGGCGGTTTTTGCCGAAAAGAGCGGATATCTCGGGAGAATCGACTGTGTTCGTCTCGGGGGTCTCGCGCGCCGTTACGAAGAGATCGGAGGAAACGGGATCTTCGTCCCGTTCAAGGTCGGCGACGCGGTCGTGAAGGGCGACGCGCTCGCCGTTTTGAAAGGATCGGCGAAAGCGGGCGACGCCTTTTTGAG encodes:
- a CDS encoding thymidine phosphorylase; the protein is MEEIVEKVKRGEALGETLLKEWVEGFLAGKVSREAMTDFLKAVCEFSISEADAIALTKVMLESGEVLSFKKRAYPYADKHSTGGLADSTTLIVAPLVAAAGVPFLKMSGRKLGHTGGTIDKLEKFKGLRPEMSVAEAEKVVDEVGAAVIAQSKELVPADKALYKLRDETGTVRSLPLIASSVVSKKLASGAEVFCLDVKTGNGAFMEKVEDAVALAKLMVGILNAHGKKAVAVISDMNSPLGSYIGGETEVLDALDALSGKKSRLSELSLLIAAKLIALAKNVSEEKAFSEAELLLRSGKAREKLKEIVRAEGGETSLFEAENREKILRAESGAVFAEKSGYLGRIDCVRLGGLARRYEEIGGNGIFVPFKVGDAVVKGDALAVLKGSAKAGDAFLRELRECFELSEKKVPSFPLVFEIVTGKNA